A single region of the Elizabethkingia sp. JS20170427COW genome encodes:
- a CDS encoding GNAT family N-acetyltransferase: protein MENYILEKAKVQDLDRIWEILQSAIERRRQDGSEQWQDGYPNPSTIKADIEKSAAFVLKLNHHIIGYCAILKNDEPAYEHLDGKWLSTSDYFVVHRMALAPEALGKGLAKFIFLEVEKLAIQNQIFSIKVDTNYDNQAMLAILQKLGYQYCGEVSYRNSPRKAFEKTLS, encoded by the coding sequence ATGGAAAATTATATTTTAGAAAAAGCTAAAGTTCAGGATTTAGATAGAATCTGGGAAATTCTTCAATCTGCAATCGAAAGAAGAAGACAAGATGGAAGTGAGCAATGGCAAGACGGCTATCCTAACCCTAGCACTATTAAAGCAGATATAGAAAAATCTGCAGCCTTTGTCCTTAAACTTAACCACCATATTATAGGCTACTGTGCCATTTTGAAAAATGACGAACCAGCCTATGAACATTTAGATGGCAAATGGCTAAGTACATCGGATTACTTCGTAGTACACAGGATGGCACTTGCTCCTGAAGCCCTTGGTAAAGGTTTAGCGAAATTTATCTTTTTAGAAGTAGAAAAGCTCGCCATCCAAAACCAAATTTTCAGTATTAAAGTAGATACCAACTACGATAATCAAGCAATGCTTGCTATTTTACAAAAATTAGGATACCAATATTGTGGTGAAGTTTCTTATCGAAATTCGCCCCGCAAAGCTTTTGAAAAAACACTCTCCTAA
- the nagB gene encoding glucosamine-6-phosphate deaminase: MRRLNLLEETRFEKIPVSVFDNEQEATIKVAHRIAQVIREKQEKGETAVLGLATGASPIKVYQELVRLHKEEGLSFKNVVTFNLDEYYPMQPTAEQSYVHFMNEKLFNHVDIPRENINIPDGTLALEDIADFCKKYEQKINDFGGIDIQILGIGRTGHIGFNEPGAAMNSGTRLVTLDDLTRKDASRDFGGKENVPKKAITMGVGSIFKAKEIILMAWNKKKAPIIKKAVEGEISSDIPATFLQASNNVEFIIDKDAATDLTRFDKPWLTHDIEWDEVITKKAVVWLSLTLKKPILKLSDEDYNTHGMARLIAEKGPAYNMNIKIFNDLQHTITGWPGGKPNEDDSQRPERSTPAKKNVLLFSPHPDDDVISMGGTFIRLADQGHNVHVAYQTSGNSAVWDDDVVRYLEFAEDFAKLVGFDDKKVQELYRENVEIFKNKKPNQTDNEFVRNIKHIIRKGEAIAGARFVGLPEENIHFQSLPFYERRKFDKDFPYEEDVQLTMELLRKVKPHQVFAAGDFEDPHGTHKTCFDILYEALKRLKETDEWTKDCWLWLYRGAWHEYPIHEIEMAVPLSPQEVYKKRLAIFKHQSQKDLPVYPGDDAREFWVRAEDRNSETANLYNQLGLAEYEAIEAFARWEF; this comes from the coding sequence ATGAGAAGATTAAATCTACTAGAAGAAACTAGATTTGAAAAAATTCCTGTGAGTGTTTTCGATAACGAACAAGAAGCCACTATAAAAGTAGCTCATAGGATTGCACAAGTAATTAGAGAGAAACAAGAAAAAGGAGAAACAGCCGTACTAGGCCTTGCAACAGGAGCTTCTCCTATCAAAGTTTACCAAGAATTGGTGAGACTCCACAAAGAAGAAGGACTTAGCTTTAAAAATGTAGTTACCTTCAACCTAGACGAGTACTACCCTATGCAACCTACAGCAGAGCAAAGCTACGTTCACTTCATGAATGAGAAACTCTTCAATCATGTAGATATCCCAAGAGAAAATATCAATATCCCAGATGGTACTCTAGCTTTAGAAGACATTGCTGATTTCTGTAAAAAATACGAACAAAAAATCAACGATTTTGGAGGTATCGACATCCAAATTTTAGGAATTGGGCGTACAGGACATATTGGTTTTAACGAGCCAGGAGCTGCAATGAACTCAGGAACTCGTTTAGTTACCCTAGATGACCTTACCCGTAAAGATGCTTCTAGAGATTTCGGTGGTAAAGAAAATGTGCCTAAAAAGGCAATTACCATGGGAGTAGGATCTATCTTCAAAGCTAAGGAAATTATCCTAATGGCTTGGAATAAGAAAAAAGCTCCTATTATCAAAAAAGCTGTAGAAGGAGAAATTTCTTCAGACATTCCTGCAACTTTCCTTCAGGCTTCTAACAATGTAGAATTTATCATCGATAAAGACGCTGCTACTGATCTTACCAGATTCGACAAACCTTGGCTTACTCACGACATCGAGTGGGATGAAGTGATTACTAAAAAAGCAGTAGTTTGGTTGTCTTTAACTTTGAAAAAACCAATCCTAAAACTTTCAGACGAAGATTATAATACCCATGGTATGGCAAGACTTATCGCAGAGAAGGGTCCTGCTTATAACATGAACATCAAAATCTTTAACGATTTACAACACACCATTACAGGTTGGCCAGGTGGTAAACCTAATGAAGACGACAGCCAAAGACCTGAAAGATCTACTCCTGCAAAGAAAAATGTTTTACTATTCTCTCCTCACCCTGACGATGATGTAATTTCTATGGGGGGAACCTTCATCAGACTAGCAGACCAAGGTCACAATGTACACGTTGCTTACCAAACTTCTGGTAACTCTGCTGTTTGGGACGATGATGTGGTTAGATATCTTGAATTTGCAGAAGATTTTGCTAAACTTGTAGGTTTTGACGATAAAAAAGTTCAAGAACTGTATCGTGAAAATGTAGAAATCTTCAAAAACAAAAAACCTAACCAAACTGATAATGAGTTTGTAAGAAATATCAAACATATTATCCGTAAAGGGGAAGCTATTGCGGGAGCTCGTTTTGTTGGTCTTCCTGAGGAAAACATCCACTTCCAAAGTTTACCATTTTATGAAAGAAGAAAATTTGATAAAGATTTTCCTTACGAAGAAGATGTACAACTTACCATGGAACTTTTAAGAAAAGTAAAACCTCATCAAGTATTTGCTGCTGGGGATTTTGAAGATCCACATGGTACACATAAAACTTGTTTCGACATCTTATATGAAGCTCTAAAAAGGCTAAAAGAAACCGACGAGTGGACTAAAGACTGCTGGTTGTGGCTATACAGAGGTGCTTGGCATGAGTATCCTATTCATGAAATTGAAATGGCGGTACCATTATCCCCACAAGAAGTATACAAAAAAAGATTGGCGATCTTTAAACACCAGTCTCAAAAAGACTTACCAGTATATCCAGGAGACGATGCTCGTGAGTTCTGGGTAAGAGCTGAAGACAGAAATAGCGAAACTGCTAACCTATACAACCAACTAGGTCTTGCAGAATATGAAGCTATTGAAGCTTTCGCTCGTTGGGAATTTTAA
- a CDS encoding RNA polymerase sigma factor: MEIEQVDTLIVRCQNNDKEAQAALYQKYSGILFSICLRYSNSYEDAQDVFQEGFLHAFAKIKQYQFKGSFEGWLKRLMVNFCLDKYRKESKYRIEPLDDISSLSEIEEEEVPLSSHQNLDYNTLLRAVQNLPPRYRQVFNLYIFEEFSHQEIAESLNISIGTSKSNLSRARDFLKNYLLHLNPNSDE; the protein is encoded by the coding sequence TTGGAAATAGAACAAGTAGATACCCTTATTGTAAGGTGCCAGAATAACGATAAAGAAGCACAAGCAGCTCTCTATCAGAAATATTCTGGCATTTTATTCTCTATCTGCTTACGATATTCCAATAGTTATGAAGACGCCCAAGACGTTTTCCAGGAGGGATTTCTCCATGCTTTTGCTAAAATAAAGCAATACCAGTTTAAAGGATCTTTTGAAGGTTGGCTAAAAAGATTAATGGTCAACTTTTGCTTAGATAAATACCGTAAAGAAAGCAAATACAGAATAGAACCTTTAGATGACATCTCTTCTCTCTCCGAAATAGAAGAGGAGGAGGTGCCTTTATCCTCTCATCAAAACTTAGATTATAATACCTTACTAAGAGCTGTACAAAATTTACCTCCTAGATATCGACAAGTTTTTAACCTCTATATTTTTGAAGAATTTTCCCACCAAGAAATAGCAGAAAGCTTAAATATTTCTATAGGAACTTCAAAGTCCAACCTCTCACGAGCTAGAGATTTTTTGAAAAATTATTTATTACACTTAAACCCTAATTCCGATGAATAA
- a CDS encoding 2TM domain-containing protein, producing the protein MNNSGLQICGVITVLSAIVFGWIVPGYFSWSNIGLGLGISGMYCFFNAYSQYFLNCFLDHRWDWVQQTQKRLLYGIPITIVVSVVVILLCNYLNFVIIQGVKPEDFFSSKYGLINWFFVNFVLLISAVMYARSFMLAWKAETRNKVWEQKVIATSANAQFESLKNQLDPHFLFNSLNTLSALIGENPKNAEHFTNQLSQIYRYILEMKDKELVSLEEEVNFAQTYIQLLKYRFEESIIYNIQIQEEDRLSFVVPLSLQLLLENCIKHNLATDTKPLQINIYTENNFLIVENNLQKREQALSSSGIGLSNIANRYQLVTDRKVLMIQDEEKFKISLPLLTKKIEKMKTNPYSEDSLVYQKAVKRVKEIKDFYSNLISYCCVIPFLIAINLLFSPGFYWFMFPMLGWGLGVAIHGFSTFGIGKNWEEKKIRKLMKKGENSQKWQ; encoded by the coding sequence ATGAACAATAGTGGGTTACAAATTTGTGGAGTGATTACGGTTTTATCAGCAATTGTATTTGGATGGATTGTTCCGGGGTATTTTAGCTGGAGTAACATAGGACTAGGTTTAGGAATTTCGGGGATGTATTGCTTTTTTAATGCATATAGCCAATATTTTTTAAATTGCTTTTTGGACCATCGTTGGGACTGGGTACAGCAGACACAAAAGAGGTTGCTTTATGGGATTCCGATTACAATAGTGGTTAGCGTAGTGGTGATTTTATTATGTAATTATCTCAATTTTGTCATTATACAAGGTGTAAAACCAGAGGATTTTTTTTCGAGTAAATATGGTCTGATCAATTGGTTTTTTGTCAACTTTGTATTGTTGATTTCTGCGGTGATGTATGCCCGAAGTTTTATGCTGGCTTGGAAAGCAGAAACTAGAAATAAAGTATGGGAGCAAAAGGTTATTGCCACTTCAGCAAATGCCCAGTTCGAGAGTTTGAAAAACCAACTAGACCCCCATTTTTTATTCAACTCTTTAAATACTTTGTCTGCATTGATAGGGGAAAATCCCAAAAATGCTGAACATTTCACCAATCAGCTGTCCCAAATTTATCGCTATATATTGGAAATGAAAGATAAAGAATTGGTCAGCTTAGAAGAAGAAGTAAACTTTGCCCAGACTTATATTCAGCTTTTGAAATATAGATTTGAAGAAAGCATTATCTACAACATCCAAATACAGGAAGAAGATCGGTTGAGCTTTGTGGTTCCTCTTTCCTTGCAGTTGCTGTTGGAGAATTGTATTAAGCATAATCTGGCAACGGATACCAAACCTCTACAGATTAATATTTATACCGAAAATAATTTTTTAATCGTTGAAAATAACCTTCAGAAGCGTGAGCAAGCGCTCTCATCATCAGGGATAGGATTGTCGAATATAGCCAATAGGTATCAACTGGTTACTGATAGGAAAGTACTGATGATTCAAGATGAAGAAAAATTTAAAATTAGTTTACCATTACTCACAAAAAAAATTGAAAAAATGAAAACAAACCCTTATTCAGAAGACTCTCTGGTGTACCAAAAGGCGGTGAAGAGAGTAAAGGAAATTAAAGATTTTTATAGCAATCTTATTTCTTATTGTTGTGTAATACCGTTCTTAATAGCAATTAATTTATTGTTTAGTCCTGGTTTTTATTGGTTTATGTTTCCTATGTTGGGCTGGGGCTTAGGAGTAGCAATTCATGGCTTTTCAACTTTCGGAATAGGAAAAAATTGGGAAGAGAAAAAAATTAGAAAATTGATGAAAAAGGGAGAAAATTCCCAAAAATGGCAATAA
- a CDS encoding 2TM domain-containing protein, with the protein METYHTEKSEDLRYQLAIKQVKKEKSFYIHAIVYFFVNLMIIVSNVIFGKTQWASMENYYTAIFWGFGLGVHGLSVFLPNFILGKEWETRKIEKLMKEYKDMEG; encoded by the coding sequence ATGGAAACTTATCATACCGAAAAAAGTGAAGACCTACGTTATCAGCTTGCTATAAAGCAAGTGAAAAAGGAGAAGAGCTTCTATATTCATGCAATTGTTTACTTCTTCGTTAATCTGATGATTATCGTCTCCAATGTAATATTTGGCAAAACACAATGGGCCTCTATGGAAAATTATTACACGGCTATCTTTTGGGGATTCGGTTTAGGGGTGCATGGCCTTTCTGTTTTTTTACCTAATTTTATTTTAGGAAAAGAGTGGGAAACTCGTAAAATAGAAAAGCTAATGAAAGAATATAAAGACATGGAAGGATGA
- a CDS encoding LytTR family DNA-binding domain-containing protein, with the protein MISTLIIEDEKPAARKLQRMLQDFPHLEIQAVLHSVEEAVRWLIQHPEPKLIFSDIVLGDGLSFDIFDQVKLKSFIIYTTAFDQYTLRAFKLNSIDYLLKPIDEEELRMAIAKFQTFIPDEKPYSAQEVRSILKSESNILSRILVKIGHQLKIVYVKDICCFYSENKIVYLQTMERSYPTDYTLEELEGVLETQKFFRVNRQFIIHLDYIKNIQTSPVYKVTLERQPDQEITISRDRISDFKKWLS; encoded by the coding sequence ATTATTTCAACTTTAATTATAGAAGACGAAAAGCCTGCAGCACGGAAACTTCAGCGGATGTTGCAGGACTTTCCGCATTTGGAAATACAAGCGGTATTACACTCTGTAGAAGAAGCGGTAAGGTGGTTAATACAGCATCCTGAGCCTAAGTTGATTTTTTCGGATATTGTATTGGGGGATGGTTTGTCATTTGATATTTTTGATCAGGTGAAGCTCAAAAGTTTTATCATTTATACTACAGCTTTTGATCAATATACGCTGAGAGCCTTTAAGTTAAATAGTATCGATTATTTATTAAAGCCTATTGATGAGGAAGAACTTAGGATGGCTATTGCCAAATTCCAAACTTTTATCCCAGATGAAAAGCCTTATTCCGCTCAGGAGGTGAGGTCTATTTTAAAATCTGAGAGCAATATTCTTTCTAGAATTTTAGTAAAGATAGGCCATCAATTAAAAATAGTATATGTTAAAGATATTTGCTGTTTTTATAGTGAAAATAAGATAGTGTATCTTCAGACAATGGAGAGAAGTTACCCAACAGATTATACGCTTGAGGAGCTGGAAGGTGTTTTAGAAACTCAGAAGTTTTTTAGAGTTAACCGACAATTTATTATCCATTTGGATTATATCAAAAACATCCAAACATCTCCTGTTTATAAAGTGACATTAGAGCGACAACCAGATCAAGAAATAACCATAAGTAGAGATAGAATCTCCGATTTTAAGAAATGGTTGAGTTAG
- a CDS encoding DUF2797 domain-containing protein: protein MNFSGQLLKMISEYDKPIQYYLNLSEDLIHLNPLIGKTLEIKHTGYQCVSCGSDEKIFRMGFCKKCFFESPYASETIIRPELSTAHLGIEERNLEVEKEIQLVPHIVYLAYTGDVKVGVTRVNQIPTRWIDQGASYALPIARTENRYQAGMIEVALKEHMPDKTNFRKMLQNQVEDINLFDIRDNVHAYFPEDFRDLYSTDEELWTLDYPYESPDKVKPFTLDKKPEFKGILKGIKGQYIHFEGDHFINIRGHEGYTIDFTIS from the coding sequence ATGAATTTTTCGGGACAGCTATTGAAGATGATAAGCGAGTATGATAAGCCCATCCAATATTATCTTAATTTATCGGAAGATCTCATCCACCTCAATCCATTAATTGGCAAGACTCTGGAAATAAAGCATACAGGGTACCAATGTGTGTCTTGTGGGAGTGATGAAAAAATTTTTAGAATGGGTTTCTGCAAAAAATGTTTTTTTGAAAGTCCCTATGCTAGTGAAACTATTATCCGTCCTGAGCTTTCTACCGCCCACTTGGGAATTGAAGAACGAAATCTAGAAGTGGAAAAAGAAATACAACTAGTCCCTCATATTGTTTACTTGGCCTACACGGGTGATGTAAAAGTTGGAGTTACTAGGGTAAACCAAATCCCCACTCGATGGATAGACCAAGGTGCTAGCTATGCTTTACCCATCGCTAGAACAGAAAACCGATACCAAGCGGGGATGATAGAAGTTGCTTTAAAGGAACATATGCCCGACAAAACTAACTTCAGGAAAATGCTTCAAAACCAAGTAGAAGACATCAACCTTTTCGATATTAGAGATAATGTTCACGCTTATTTTCCTGAGGACTTCCGTGATTTGTACTCTACCGATGAGGAGCTTTGGACTTTAGATTATCCTTACGAAAGTCCTGATAAAGTAAAGCCTTTTACTCTAGATAAAAAACCAGAGTTTAAAGGTATCTTAAAAGGTATCAAAGGGCAATATATCCACTTTGAAGGAGACCATTTTATTAACATCCGAGGGCATGAAGGATATACTATAGATTTTACCATCTCTTAA
- a CDS encoding GDP-mannose 4,6-dehydratase, translating to MNYLITGGSGFIGSHLAENLLKSGHTVINIDNFDDFYDYSIKIKNTLESVGLPIDFQLSNKNEDIHKLIEVTKSEKYQLYYQDITNKEALLEIFSQHKIDMVIHLAALAGVRPSIERPLDYEKVNILGALQLWEMCRDFKVGKFICASSSSVYGNNEKTPFAETDNVDHPISPYAATKKSVEVLGHVYHHLYGIDMIQLRFFTVYGPRQRPDLAIHKFTRLMLEEKAIPFFGDGNTARDYTFVDDIIDGVVKAAQYLQQHSNVYEIINLGESEVITLNQMLETISRTTGKQPILNKLPMQPGDVQRTNANISKAQSLIGYQPTTNFQNGIKIFVEWFLRTNSKV from the coding sequence ATGAATTACTTAATTACAGGAGGATCGGGATTTATAGGTTCTCATCTTGCAGAAAATTTATTAAAAAGTGGACATACTGTCATTAATATAGACAATTTTGACGACTTTTATGATTACAGTATTAAAATTAAAAATACTTTAGAATCTGTAGGATTACCTATTGATTTTCAATTAAGTAATAAAAATGAAGATATCCACAAGCTGATAGAAGTTACAAAATCTGAAAAATATCAGCTGTATTATCAAGACATAACCAATAAAGAGGCTTTATTAGAGATATTTTCCCAACACAAAATAGATATGGTAATTCACCTAGCTGCCTTGGCGGGGGTAAGACCTTCTATAGAAAGGCCTTTGGATTATGAAAAAGTAAATATTCTAGGGGCTTTGCAACTTTGGGAAATGTGTAGGGATTTCAAAGTTGGGAAGTTTATTTGTGCTTCATCATCAAGCGTTTATGGGAATAATGAAAAAACACCATTCGCGGAAACCGACAATGTAGATCATCCTATTTCACCATATGCGGCTACTAAAAAATCTGTAGAAGTTTTGGGACATGTGTATCATCATTTATATGGAATAGATATGATACAATTAAGGTTTTTTACCGTATATGGACCACGACAAAGACCAGACTTAGCCATCCATAAATTTACGAGACTAATGCTTGAGGAAAAGGCTATTCCTTTTTTTGGGGATGGAAATACCGCTCGAGATTATACTTTTGTAGATGATATTATTGATGGGGTAGTAAAGGCTGCTCAATATTTACAACAACACTCTAATGTTTACGAGATAATTAACCTTGGTGAAAGTGAAGTGATTACTTTAAACCAAATGTTGGAAACAATAAGCCGAACAACAGGTAAACAACCTATCCTTAATAAATTACCCATGCAGCCAGGAGATGTCCAAAGGACCAATGCCAATATTTCTAAAGCACAATCGCTTATCGGGTATCAGCCGACCACCAACTTCCAAAATGGCATAAAAATTTTTGTGGAATGGTTTTTGAGAACGAATTCTAAAGTTTAA
- a CDS encoding DUF2795 domain-containing protein, whose protein sequence is MYWTLELASYLSDAPWPMTKAELIDYAIRTGAPMEVVENLQAIEDEGEIYESIEEVWSDYPTDEDFLWNEDEY, encoded by the coding sequence ATGTACTGGACACTTGAATTAGCTTCATATCTAAGCGACGCCCCTTGGCCAATGACAAAAGCAGAGTTAATTGACTATGCAATTAGAACCGGAGCTCCAATGGAGGTAGTAGAAAACCTTCAAGCTATTGAAGATGAAGGTGAAATTTACGAAAGTATCGAAGAAGTATGGTCGGATTATCCTACCGATGAAGACTTTCTTTGGAATGAAGACGAATATTAA
- the secA gene encoding preprotein translocase subunit SecA, whose product MGFLDTILKGFLGNKNEKDLKEVKKVVEKIKKVEPAIGELSDDGLREKTQEFQQKIKEASEGSRKQIEEIQSKIEATSDIDEKENLYGKISDLNKEAYQQEEKVLNEILPEAFALLKETAKRWATKGEIRVKATDRDRELATRKDFVVIEGDQAVWLDHWDAAGTAVKWDMVHYDVQFIGGTILHQGKIAEMATGEGKTLVGTLPIFLNALPNRGVHVVTVNDYLAKRDSAWMAPIFEFHGLSVDCIDNHQPNSEGRRRAYKSSITYGTNNEFGFDYLRDNMANSPSELVQGELNYAIVDEVDSVLVDDARTPLIISGPVPQGDRQEYDVLKPSVDRIVEVQKRALTTIFSEAKRLINSGNKKEGGFKLLQAYRGLPKNRQLIKFLSEEGNRALLQKVEGQYMADNNREMPKVDKDLYFVIDEKNNQVDLTDKGIEYMSQGNSDPNFFVLPDIGTLVADVEAKNLPKEEEFAIKEELFRDFAVKSERIHTLNQLLKAYALFEKDDEYVVIDGEVKIVDEQTGRIMEGRRYSDGLHQAIEAKENVKIEAATQTFATITLQNYFRMYNKLAGMTGTAETEAGELWEIYKLDVVVIPTNRPIQRKDKHDLVYKTNREKYNAVIEEVEKLTAAGRPVLVGTTSVEISQLLSKALQLRKIPHQVLNAKMHQKEAEIVAEAGRAGVVTIATNMAGRGTDIKLSKEVKEAGGLAIIGTERHDSRRVDRQLRGRAGRQGDPGSSQFYVSLEDNLMRLFGSERIAKMMDKMGHKEGDVIQHSMITKSIERAQKKVEENNFGIRKRLLEYDDVMNKQRDVIYKRRKNALFGEHLKFDILNMIYETSGSIVSKAKETNDFKAFEFDLIKFFTMESPISETEFKNAQVDQITDKVYKAAVEDYNNKIKLLKEKAFPIIENVYHNQGNLFKMIQVPFSDGAKTITIVTDLQKAYETQCESLITDFEKNISLGIIDENWKNHLREMDDLRRSSQGAVYEQKDPLVIYKQESFYLFSEMVDKVNKEIVSFLYKGEIPA is encoded by the coding sequence ATGGGTTTTTTAGATACAATTCTTAAAGGTTTTTTGGGAAACAAAAATGAGAAAGACCTTAAGGAAGTAAAGAAAGTAGTAGAAAAAATTAAAAAAGTAGAACCCGCTATTGGGGAGCTTTCTGATGATGGCTTGAGAGAAAAAACTCAAGAATTTCAACAAAAAATAAAAGAAGCTTCTGAAGGTTCGCGTAAGCAAATTGAAGAAATTCAAAGCAAAATTGAAGCAACCTCTGATATAGACGAGAAAGAAAACTTATATGGTAAAATTTCTGATCTTAACAAGGAAGCTTACCAACAAGAAGAAAAAGTCCTTAATGAAATCCTTCCAGAAGCTTTTGCCTTATTAAAAGAAACAGCAAAAAGATGGGCTACAAAAGGAGAAATCCGAGTAAAAGCTACCGATAGAGATCGGGAGTTGGCAACAAGAAAAGATTTTGTAGTAATTGAAGGTGATCAGGCAGTATGGTTAGACCATTGGGATGCTGCAGGTACTGCTGTAAAATGGGACATGGTTCACTATGATGTACAATTTATAGGAGGTACAATTCTTCACCAAGGTAAAATTGCCGAAATGGCAACAGGGGAAGGTAAAACACTTGTAGGTACCCTACCTATTTTCTTAAACGCCCTACCTAACAGAGGGGTACACGTAGTAACGGTTAACGACTATTTGGCAAAACGTGACTCCGCTTGGATGGCTCCTATTTTCGAATTCCACGGGCTTTCTGTAGATTGTATCGATAATCACCAACCTAACTCCGAAGGAAGAAGAAGAGCTTATAAGTCTTCTATTACTTACGGAACCAATAACGAATTCGGTTTCGATTACCTAAGGGATAACATGGCAAATTCTCCATCCGAATTGGTACAAGGAGAATTGAATTATGCTATTGTCGATGAGGTGGATTCGGTTTTAGTAGATGATGCAAGAACTCCACTAATTATTTCAGGCCCTGTTCCACAAGGTGATAGACAGGAGTATGATGTTCTAAAACCAAGTGTAGATAGAATTGTAGAAGTTCAGAAAAGAGCCTTAACAACTATCTTCTCTGAAGCTAAAAGATTAATCAATAGCGGAAATAAAAAAGAAGGTGGTTTCAAACTTCTTCAAGCTTACAGAGGTTTACCTAAAAATAGACAGTTAATTAAATTCCTTTCAGAGGAAGGTAACAGAGCTTTATTGCAAAAAGTTGAAGGGCAATACATGGCCGATAACAACCGTGAAATGCCTAAAGTAGATAAAGACCTTTACTTTGTTATCGATGAAAAAAATAACCAAGTAGATCTTACAGATAAAGGGATTGAGTACATGTCTCAAGGAAACTCAGACCCTAACTTCTTCGTCCTTCCTGATATTGGGACTTTAGTAGCTGATGTAGAAGCTAAAAACTTACCTAAAGAGGAAGAATTCGCTATCAAGGAAGAGCTTTTCCGTGATTTCGCAGTAAAATCTGAAAGAATCCATACCCTTAACCAATTGCTAAAAGCTTATGCTCTTTTCGAAAAAGATGATGAGTATGTGGTAATTGATGGAGAGGTAAAAATTGTGGATGAGCAAACTGGTCGTATCATGGAAGGTAGAAGATACTCTGATGGTCTTCACCAAGCGATAGAAGCCAAAGAAAATGTAAAAATTGAAGCAGCAACCCAAACTTTTGCAACAATTACCCTTCAGAACTACTTCCGTATGTACAATAAACTTGCAGGGATGACGGGTACAGCAGAAACAGAAGCGGGTGAGCTTTGGGAAATCTACAAATTGGATGTTGTGGTAATCCCAACCAATAGACCTATCCAAAGAAAAGATAAACACGATTTGGTATATAAAACCAACCGTGAGAAATATAACGCAGTAATAGAGGAAGTAGAGAAGTTAACCGCTGCAGGAAGACCAGTGTTGGTGGGTACAACTTCTGTAGAAATTTCTCAATTACTTTCTAAAGCATTACAACTAAGAAAAATACCTCACCAGGTACTGAACGCAAAAATGCACCAGAAAGAGGCAGAAATTGTTGCTGAAGCTGGTAGAGCAGGAGTGGTAACCATTGCTACCAACATGGCAGGTCGTGGTACCGACATCAAGCTTTCTAAAGAAGTAAAAGAAGCGGGTGGTTTAGCAATTATCGGTACAGAAAGACACGATTCTAGACGTGTAGACAGACAGCTTAGAGGTCGTGCTGGTCGTCAGGGAGACCCAGGAAGTTCTCAATTCTACGTATCTTTGGAAGATAACCTAATGCGTTTATTTGGCTCTGAAAGAATTGCGAAGATGATGGATAAAATGGGACATAAAGAAGGAGATGTTATCCAACACTCTATGATTACCAAATCTATCGAAAGAGCTCAGAAAAAAGTAGAAGAAAACAACTTTGGTATCCGTAAGAGATTGCTAGAGTATGATGACGTAATGAACAAGCAACGTGACGTTATCTATAAAAGAAGAAAGAATGCCTTGTTTGGAGAGCATTTGAAATTCGATATTCTTAACATGATCTATGAGACATCAGGTTCTATCGTCTCAAAAGCAAAAGAAACAAATGATTTTAAAGCTTTTGAGTTCGATTTAATCAAATTCTTTACAATGGAATCTCCAATTTCTGAAACAGAATTTAAAAATGCTCAAGTAGATCAAATTACAGATAAAGTATATAAAGCTGCTGTAGAAGATTACAATAATAAGATCAAGCTGCTTAAAGAGAAGGCGTTCCCAATCATTGAGAATGTGTACCACAATCAAGGTAATCTGTTCAAAATGATTCAAGTTCCTTTCAGTGATGGTGCAAAAACCATTACCATTGTAACAGATCTTCAGAAAGCTTACGAAACACAGTGCGAGTCTTTAATTACCGATTTCGAAAAGAATATTTCATTAGGAATTATCGATGAAAACTGGAAAAATCATCTTCGTGAAATGGACGATTTGCGTAGATCTTCACAAGGAGCAGTTTACGAACAAAAAGATCCATTGGTAATCTATAAACAAGAATCTTTCTATCTGTTTAGTGAAATGGTGGATAAAGTAAATAAAGAAATTGTTTCTTTCCTTTACAAAGGAGAAATCCCTGCATAA